Genomic window (Oncorhynchus keta strain PuntledgeMale-10-30-2019 unplaced genomic scaffold, Oket_V2 Un_contig_2182_pilon_pilon, whole genome shotgun sequence):
ATGTCTCCTAaccttgtctctctctcgttctcctcagTGACAAATGCAATAATGTCTCCTAACCTTgggtctctctctcgttctcctcagTGACAAATGCAATAATGTCTCCTAaccttgtgtgtgtctctctctctctccttagtgaCCCAGGTAATAATGACTCCTAGCCTGATGGAGGTCGGAAGTTCGACCATGTGTCCCCACTGCCAGCAGCACGTGGTCACCAAGACAGAGACCAATGCTGGCCTGCTCACCTGGCTCATCTGTGGTGGCCTCTTCATTGTTGGGTGAGAGAAATCATTCTGTAATGCTATGCTGTAGTATAGCTGTGTATATGACCGACTGGGGTAGGAAACCCGTGCACCACACAAGTGTTAGCCCTCTCAACTAAAGCCTATAGGCATACCTTTAATTAGTGCATtatggaatagggtaccattttgaCAGAGAGAATTCATTAACTCCACTGTTTACCCTCTAGGTGCTGGCCATGCTGCGCCATCCCTTTCTGTGTAGACTCATGTAAAGACGTGAATCACAGCTGTCCCAACTGCAACAATATCATCTACGTCTACAAACGCATTTGATATTAATTTGACTGTACTACCTTTATCTGAAGGACTGGGACATGGCACTTCAATCAAATCAACATTTCTGTAAATGTATGAGGTTCGTATTCACTAGGGCATATGATGTTGGAAAATGTTTTACAACGAAGAAACAAAAACTaattcttattggacaagtccagatAGTCCCTCCCTTTTTCAGTccattttcttccatttggtgcctaatgaatacaacccagggGTAGCCAAAAGGGTTATGTCTATCCTATATAGTCCCTGAGCAGGTGGTGAGCTTCCCTCAGCTCCACAAAATActacataatatatgccatttagcagatgcttttatccattTTTGTATGGGTTGTCCTAGTGGAAATTCAAACCCACAAGTGCCAAGCTCCATCAGGTCCCTGGCCAGACTTGACCCTTGTAGTGACTACCAAAGAGAATCCTGATACCAAAGACTGGTAGTAGCTGCGCTATAGTTGTTTCACTGTAGTTCTGTACTCGTCTGAAGTCCATGAAAGTAAAGGAACTTCTAAACCACTCTACTTATTGTAATATTGTTACATTGAGATGTATTTATCACCATCACTTCTTATTGTATTATTGTTACATTGAGATGTATATATCACCATCACTTCTTATTGTAATATTGTTACATTGAGATGTATATATCACCATCACTTCTTATTGTATTATTGTTACATTGAGATGTATATATCACCATCACTTCTTATTGTAATATTGTTACATTGAGATGTATATATCACCATCACTTCTTATTGTAATATTGTTACATTGAGATGTATATATCACCATCACTTCTTATTGTAATATTGTTACATTGAGATGTATATATCACCATCATACTTCTTATTGTAATATTGTTACATTGAGATGTATATATCACCATCACTTCTTATTGTTACATTGAGATGTATATATCACCATCATACTTCTTATTGTAATATTGTTACATTGAGATGTATATATCACCATCACTTCTTATTGTAATATTGTTACATTGAGATGTATATATCACCATCATACTTCTTATTGTAATATTGTTACATTGAGATGTATATATCACCATCACTTCTTATTGTATTATTGTTACATTGAGATGTATATATCACCATCATACTTCTTATTGTAATATTGTTACATTGAGATGTATATATCAC
Coding sequences:
- the LOC127921256 gene encoding LITAF domain-containing protein-like yields the protein MTFTGGPQAGVYTPPPQYTSGPGGPVPVVTQVIMTPSLMEVGSSTMCPHCQQHVVTKTETNAGLLTWLICGGLFIVGCWPCCAIPFCVDSCKDVNHSCPNCNNIIYVYKRI